The following coding sequences lie in one Halarsenatibacter silvermanii genomic window:
- a CDS encoding formate dehydrogenase accessory protein FdhE has protein sequence MKKSRQLTYPPPVADGMKKFYENLDEIYSQVQKNLTAEAISPVDIGYPENPASADKPLLRPGELNLPGEEVEKVMLEITGEFLGFFSEEEKKFSDLEEFRDLLADDDFSAHELLINYLQDEIIPAEQPLEKNLFNQMMLFTIRPFFSWLAREGENSAKITDSWRESFCPICGAIPELARLTGERGERRLWCWVCSTEWQYNRFYCPHCGEEKADGQRYFTVEESAYRVDVCDSCDGYLKVIDEEKVSEKHHDSLSWMINDIGTQHLDRLARQEGYELGEK, from the coding sequence ATGAAAAAATCCCGACAGCTGACCTATCCTCCCCCCGTGGCAGATGGAATGAAAAAATTTTACGAAAATTTAGATGAAATCTACTCTCAGGTGCAGAAAAACTTGACCGCAGAGGCTATAAGCCCTGTAGATATTGGCTATCCCGAAAATCCAGCTTCCGCAGACAAACCTCTTTTGCGGCCGGGTGAGCTGAATCTGCCCGGAGAAGAGGTGGAAAAAGTGATGCTGGAGATAACCGGGGAGTTTTTAGGATTTTTTTCGGAGGAGGAAAAGAAATTTTCTGATCTGGAGGAATTTCGCGATCTGCTTGCCGATGATGATTTTTCAGCACATGAGCTGCTGATCAATTATCTGCAGGATGAGATAATACCTGCGGAGCAGCCGCTGGAAAAAAATTTATTTAATCAAATGATGCTTTTCACAATAAGGCCCTTTTTCAGCTGGCTGGCCCGGGAGGGCGAAAATTCAGCTAAGATCACTGATAGCTGGCGGGAAAGTTTCTGTCCTATTTGTGGAGCTATTCCGGAACTTGCCCGGCTGACCGGGGAAAGAGGCGAGCGGCGTCTCTGGTGCTGGGTATGCTCTACTGAATGGCAGTATAATCGTTTTTACTGTCCTCACTGCGGAGAAGAGAAGGCCGACGGCCAGCGCTATTTTACGGTGGAAGAATCAGCCTATCGCGTCGATGTCTGCGACAGCTGTGATGGCTATCTCAAGGTGATCGACGAGGAGAAAGTCTCCGAAAAACATCATGACAGTTTATCCTGGATGATCAACGATATAGGGACTCAGCATCTTGATAGATTGGCCCGCCAGGAGGGTTACGAGCTGGGAGAAAAATAA
- the tatA gene encoding twin-arginine translocase TatA/TatE family subunit, with translation MFGLGAKELGIVLVIILVIFGPGRLPEIGRSLGKGLGEFKRSARNGGDMESSGEEKL, from the coding sequence ATGTTTGGTCTGGGAGCCAAAGAGCTGGGAATTGTGCTGGTAATAATTCTGGTGATCTTCGGACCGGGCAGGCTGCCCGAAATAGGGCGCTCACTGGGGAAAGGTCTGGGCGAATTTAAACGTTCTGCCCGTAACGGCGGCGATATGGAATCCAGCGGGGAAGAAAAGCTATGA
- a CDS encoding helix-turn-helix domain-containing protein, producing MAKKTDYDRAVMERLGRRIKKFRERRGLTQRELAERSDYQNRSYIANVERGSQNPSLKSISRIASALGITLGELFSNIEKESDGQKQEPKHLEKWWKEIIDDDNFGLTFTRDVRLERLEFDDEDWSKEPSALTDEKLAERRQQNNLYLEIVSRYIDYITTALDNKPHILAVSDQDGWILELKTKGAFLNEINIGGSNLPLTAGLNAREIYSGKNGLSRALELECPVLIYSCQHSRLKYSRLTAFGLPFELKHSGLQGALTFYTYSEDFEFADMFLIMLAVKNVENLLEAASF from the coding sequence ATGGCCAAAAAGACTGATTATGATCGGGCTGTAATGGAAAGGCTGGGCAGGAGGATCAAAAAATTTCGGGAGCGCAGGGGGCTTACTCAGAGGGAACTGGCGGAAAGATCTGATTATCAAAACCGCAGCTATATTGCCAACGTCGAACGGGGCAGCCAGAACCCTTCGCTGAAGTCGATAAGCAGAATAGCTTCAGCACTGGGTATCACCCTGGGGGAGCTTTTCAGCAACATAGAAAAAGAAAGCGATGGCCAAAAACAGGAGCCCAAACACCTTGAGAAGTGGTGGAAAGAGATAATAGACGATGATAATTTTGGACTCACTTTCACGCGGGATGTCAGGCTGGAAAGGCTTGAATTTGATGATGAGGATTGGAGCAAAGAACCCTCAGCTCTCACAGATGAAAAACTTGCAGAGCGCCGGCAGCAAAATAATCTGTATCTGGAAATAGTGAGTCGTTATATCGATTATATCACAACCGCTCTGGATAATAAGCCTCACATATTAGCTGTTTCCGATCAGGATGGATGGATTTTAGAGCTCAAGACGAAGGGAGCTTTTTTAAACGAAATAAATATCGGCGGCAGTAATTTACCGCTGACAGCTGGCTTGAATGCGCGAGAAATTTACAGCGGCAAAAACGGCCTCAGCCGTGCTCTCGAGCTGGAATGCCCGGTTCTCATCTACAGCTGTCAACACTCACGACTTAAATATTCGCGTTTAACTGCTTTCGGCCTTCCCTTTGAGCTCAAGCACAGCGGGCTGCAGGGAGCCCTGACTTTTTATACATATTCCGAGGATTTTGAATTCGCCGATATGTTTTTGATCATGCTGGCTGTAAAAAATGTCGAAAATCTGCTGGAGGCAGCCAGTTTCTAG